A stretch of the Lactuca sativa cultivar Salinas chromosome 9, Lsat_Salinas_v11, whole genome shotgun sequence genome encodes the following:
- the LOC111896581 gene encoding delta(12) fatty acid desaturase DES8.11, with the protein MGAGGRMSNDPFDGKKILERVPVDPPFSLSDLKKAIPAHCFKRSVIRSSYYVVHDLIVAYVFYFLANTYIPFLPAPLAYLAWPVYWFCQASILTGLWVIGHECGHHAFSEYQWIDDTVGFILHSALMTPYFSWKYSHRNHHANTNSLDNDEVYIPKRKSKVRWYSKLLNNPPGRVFTLVFRFTLGFPLYLLTNISGKKYGRFANHFDPMSPIFTERERIQVLLSDLGLLAVFYAIKIAVTTKGAAWVACIYGVPVVGVHVFFVIITYLHHTHLSLPHYDSSEWNWIRGALSTIDRDFGFLNRVFHDVTHTHVLHHLISYIPHYHAKEARDAIIPVLGEYYKIDRTPIFKAMWREAKECIYIEPDENNKHTGVFWYHKM; encoded by the coding sequence ATGGGTGCAGGTGGTAGGATGTCAAACGATCCATTTGATGGTAAAAAGATCCTGGAACGTGTCCCGGTTGATCCGCCGTTTTCATTAAGTGATTTAAAGAAAGCGATCCCTGCCCATTGCTTCAAGCGATCCGTCATCCGTTCATCTTACTATGTTGTTCACGATCTGATTGTTGCCTACGTTTTCTACTTCCTTGCGAATACATATATTCCTTTTCTTCCAGCTCCTTTGGCTTACTTAGCTTGGCCGGTTTATTGGTTCTGTCAAGCAAGCATCCTCACGGGCTTATGGGTCATCGGCCATGAATGCGGTCACCATGCCTTTAGCGAATACCAATGGATTGATGACACTGTCGGCTTCATCCTCCACTCAGCTCTCATGACACCTTATTTCTCATGGAAATATAGCCATCGAAATCACCATGCCAACACAAATTCTCTTGATAATGATGAAGTTTACATTCCTAAACGCAAGTCTAAAGTCAGGTGGTACTCAAAACTTCTTAACAACCCGCCTGGTCGAGTGTTCACTTTGGTTTTTAGGTTCACCCTAGGATTTCCTTTATACCTCTTAACTAATATTTCTGGCAAGAAATACGGAAGGTTTGCCAACCACTTTGATCCCATGAGTCCAATTTTCACCGAGCGCGAGCGAATTCAGGTCCTGTTATCAGATCTTGGTCTTCTTGCCGTCTTTTATGCAATCAAGATTGCTGTAACAACAAAAGGAGCTGCTTGGGTAGCCTGTATATATGGAGTTCCAGTGGTAGGAGTGCATGTGTTTTTCGTTATCATTACGTATTTGCACCACACCCATCTGTCTTTGCCCCATTATGATTCAAGTGAATGGAACTGGATCAGGGGGGCGTTGTCAACAATTGACAGGGACTTCGGATTCCTGAATAGGGTTTTCCATGACGTTACACACACTCACGTATTGCATCATCTGATTTCGTACATTCCACATTATCATGCAAAGGAGGCAAGGGATGCTATCATTCCAGTTTTGGGTGAGTACTATAAGATCGATAGGACTCCAATCTTTAAAGCAATGTGGAGAGAGGCTAAAGAATGCATCTATATCGAGCCTGATGAAAATAACAAACACACAGGTGTATTTTGGTACCATAAAATGTGA